In Ostrea edulis chromosome 6, xbOstEdul1.1, whole genome shotgun sequence, a single window of DNA contains:
- the LOC125645929 gene encoding D site-binding protein-like isoform X3, which yields MASYGNTQCFDSGKLGRDSPSSYQQFFCDPNKPTESRLHKMNLEGGYGKLSMDPNFSDAYMMDGLGGGGYMPSGGIPQGPCSTSGPSMVGGPSMSHGYMGQNTGLHTNNYQSGPMSSSYLNPYMQFQGLAAAASASSPTLARALAAVQQTQKRPRSEKKPIPSEQKDNKYFERRKRNNMAAKKSRDARKAREDEIAIRASFLEKENAILRAQVGTLREEANSLKQLLLQKRSRP from the exons ATGGCTTCCTACGGTAACACTCAATGTTTTGACAGCGGTAAACTTGGACGAGACAGTCCAAGTAGTTATCAACAGTTCTTCTGTGACCCTAACAAGCCCACCGAATCTCGGCTTCATAAAATGAACCTGGAAGGAGGCTATGGAAAATTGAGTATGGACCCTAACTTTAGTGATGCGTACATGATGGATGGATTGGGAGGCGGTGGGTATATGCCTTCAGGGGGAATCCCCCAGGGACCTTGTTCCACGTCGGGACCCTCCATGGTAGGGGGACCCTCAATGAGTCATGGTTACATGGGACAGAACACAGGATTACACACAAACAATTATCAGTCAGGACCGATGTCATCCAGCTATCTTAATCCTTACATGCAGTTTCAAGGCCTAG CTGCGGCAGCATCAGCATCATCCCCCACACTGGCTCGGGCATTAGCAGCAGTGCAACAAACACAAAAGCGACCAAGAAGTGAGAAAAAGCCCATTCCTTCGGAACAGAAAGACAACAAGTATTTTGAACGCAGGAAACGAAATAATATGGCTGCAAAAAAATCAAGAGACGCTCGCAAAGCACGGGAGGATGAAATTGCCATCAGGGCCAGTTttcttgaaaaagaaaatgccATTCTCCGAGCCCAAGTTGGCACTTTGAGAGAAGAGGCTAATTCCTTAAAGCAACTCCTTCTACAAAAAAGATCAAGACCTTAA
- the LOC125645929 gene encoding hepatic leukemia factor-like isoform X4 — protein MADGGFCDFPPGIDSGLISQLYHERAASQNFDEHRNKPHGPGFYQDQYSTAEEIAAQTMHAMSSQSRSSGLAGINVATTAAAGLFEPHTQSTVNYALKPEKGLPPTPPAAAAASASSPTLARALAAVQQTQKRPRSEKKPIPSEQKDNKYFERRKRNNMAAKKSRDARKAREDEIAIRASFLEKENAILRAQVGTLREEANSLKQLLLQKRSRP, from the exons ATGGCCGACGGGGGATTCTGCGACTTTCCACCCGGGATTGACAGTGGCTTAATATCGCAGCTGTACCATGAGCGAGCGGCATCTCAGAATTTCG ATGAACATAGAAACAAGCCTCATGGCCCTGGGTTTTATCAGGATCAGTATTCAACAGCCGAGGAGATTGCTGCCCAGACAATGCATGCGATGTCAAGCCAAAGTCGATCAAGCGGCCTAGCAGGAATCAATGTCGCCACCACAGCAGCCGCGGGGCTATTTGAACCACACACTCAGTCAACCGTGAACTATGCCCTCAAACCCGAAAAAGGTCTTCCCCCTACTCCTCCAG CAGCTGCGGCAGCATCAGCATCATCCCCCACACTGGCTCGGGCATTAGCAGCAGTGCAACAAACACAAAAGCGACCAAGAAGTGAGAAAAAGCCCATTCCTTCGGAACAGAAAGACAACAAGTATTTTGAACGCAGGAAACGAAATAATATGGCTGCAAAAAAATCAAGAGACGCTCGCAAAGCACGGGAGGATGAAATTGCCATCAGGGCCAGTTttcttgaaaaagaaaatgccATTCTCCGAGCCCAAGTTGGCACTTTGAGAGAAGAGGCTAATTCCTTAAAGCAACTCCTTCTACAAAAAAGATCAAGACCTTAA
- the LOC125645929 gene encoding hepatic leukemia factor-like isoform X1, whose amino-acid sequence MADGGFCDFPPGIDSGLISQLYHERAASQNFDEHRNKPHGPGFYQDQYSTAEEIAAQTMHAMSSQSRSSGLAGINVATTAAAGLFEPHTQSTVNYALKPEKGLPPTPPGSPGDGNTSSQQHLAKPVPVRRLSEKSISQARAAVSNAYEASVYEHSAAIYGHAAAAASASSPTLARALAAVQQTQKRPRSEKKPIPSEQKDNKYFERRKRNNMAAKKSRDARKAREDEIAIRASFLEKENAILRAQVGTLREEANSLKQLLLQKRSRP is encoded by the exons ATGGCCGACGGGGGATTCTGCGACTTTCCACCCGGGATTGACAGTGGCTTAATATCGCAGCTGTACCATGAGCGAGCGGCATCTCAGAATTTCG ATGAACATAGAAACAAGCCTCATGGCCCTGGGTTTTATCAGGATCAGTATTCAACAGCCGAGGAGATTGCTGCCCAGACAATGCATGCGATGTCAAGCCAAAGTCGATCAAGCGGCCTAGCAGGAATCAATGTCGCCACCACAGCAGCCGCGGGGCTATTTGAACCACACACTCAGTCAACCGTGAACTATGCCCTCAAACCCGAAAAAGGTCTTCCCCCTACTCCTCCAG GGAGTCCTGGTGATGGGAATACCTCCTCTCAGCAGCACCTGGCCAAACCAGTGCCCGTGAGGAGACTGTCCGAAAAGAGCATCTCTCAGGCTCGGGCAGCAGTGTCAAATGCGTACGAGGCCTCCGTTTATGAGCACAGCGCAGCAATCTATGGACATG CAGCTGCGGCAGCATCAGCATCATCCCCCACACTGGCTCGGGCATTAGCAGCAGTGCAACAAACACAAAAGCGACCAAGAAGTGAGAAAAAGCCCATTCCTTCGGAACAGAAAGACAACAAGTATTTTGAACGCAGGAAACGAAATAATATGGCTGCAAAAAAATCAAGAGACGCTCGCAAAGCACGGGAGGATGAAATTGCCATCAGGGCCAGTTttcttgaaaaagaaaatgccATTCTCCGAGCCCAAGTTGGCACTTTGAGAGAAGAGGCTAATTCCTTAAAGCAACTCCTTCTACAAAAAAGATCAAGACCTTAA
- the LOC125645929 gene encoding D site-binding protein-like isoform X2, with product MASYGNTQCFDSGKLGRDSPSSYQQFFCDPNKPTESRLHKMNLEGGYGKLSMDPNFSDAYMMDGLGGGGYMPSGGIPQGPCSTSGPSMVGGPSMSHGYMGQNTGLHTNNYQSGPMSSSYLNPYMQFQGLAAAAASASSPTLARALAAVQQTQKRPRSEKKPIPSEQKDNKYFERRKRNNMAAKKSRDARKAREDEIAIRASFLEKENAILRAQVGTLREEANSLKQLLLQKRSRP from the exons ATGGCTTCCTACGGTAACACTCAATGTTTTGACAGCGGTAAACTTGGACGAGACAGTCCAAGTAGTTATCAACAGTTCTTCTGTGACCCTAACAAGCCCACCGAATCTCGGCTTCATAAAATGAACCTGGAAGGAGGCTATGGAAAATTGAGTATGGACCCTAACTTTAGTGATGCGTACATGATGGATGGATTGGGAGGCGGTGGGTATATGCCTTCAGGGGGAATCCCCCAGGGACCTTGTTCCACGTCGGGACCCTCCATGGTAGGGGGACCCTCAATGAGTCATGGTTACATGGGACAGAACACAGGATTACACACAAACAATTATCAGTCAGGACCGATGTCATCCAGCTATCTTAATCCTTACATGCAGTTTCAAGGCCTAG CAGCTGCGGCAGCATCAGCATCATCCCCCACACTGGCTCGGGCATTAGCAGCAGTGCAACAAACACAAAAGCGACCAAGAAGTGAGAAAAAGCCCATTCCTTCGGAACAGAAAGACAACAAGTATTTTGAACGCAGGAAACGAAATAATATGGCTGCAAAAAAATCAAGAGACGCTCGCAAAGCACGGGAGGATGAAATTGCCATCAGGGCCAGTTttcttgaaaaagaaaatgccATTCTCCGAGCCCAAGTTGGCACTTTGAGAGAAGAGGCTAATTCCTTAAAGCAACTCCTTCTACAAAAAAGATCAAGACCTTAA